The genomic window CGATTTCGTTGAGTAAAACCAAGGTTTAACCTCTGCAATCCGGTCGGCCGGTCAGCCGGTCTCCCGATGAAAAACTTCAAAACCAATGGGGACGCGGATCACGTCTGATTTTCGCGGATTTTATCAACCCTCGTCCCTGTTTTTTTGTTGTTGCCTGATCCGCCCTGATCCCGACTTTTCCGATGGGATCCGCGTCCCATGAATCAGGGCGAAGGCAAAATTAGCGATCTCCTCGAACTCCAGCGCTCCATCCACCCTTTTCGGAGGGGGTTAAGTAAGTCTTTCGTCCACCATTTCACGTAACGCCTGCACCATCCGCAAAAACAGTCTCCGCTCGAGGTTGCTGTCCGATGGGAGATGTTCATAGCGGAACAGGGTTCCGTAGGGCGTTAAAAAATCGAGATCGGCAAGGGACTCCGGCAAATGAAAACCGGCATCGGTCAGTAAATCCATCAACAACCGCAGGTTATGCGTTCTCGGGAAATCGACGCCAAAATCAGCCAATAGCGCCTTGAGCAATTTCTCGGCGGCCTGTTGAGCAATGGAAACCGAAAATTTCGTCACTGACACGAGGAGAAGACTGGATTTCCAACAGAAGATCTTCGTCTTCACGTGCCTTGCGCAAAAGGAGAAGGGCTTGTTCACGCTGCTTCATAGAGCACCTTGCCTTCCTTCCTGGCTCGGTAATAGACGTTTCCCGGCGTATCGGACCAGTGGTCGAAGGTGTCCCGGCTGACGACCAGCAGATCGATCGGCAGCCGCAAGGGTGCGAGTTCGCGATTCAGGCGCACCATCTCAGCCACGCGGTTCTCAACCTGCCTCTCAATCACCAGAATGTCGATGTCGCTGTCGGAGCGCGCGTCGCATCGCGCGTGCGAACCAAACAGGATGATCTTTTCAGGATTCGCCGCCTGAACGAGAAGTTCCGAAGCTTTCGCAATAAGTTCTGCGGTGATCATGGCGAGAATCCGATCATTTGAAAGCCAAACATTCGATCTGGACGCGGATCACGTCTGATTTTCGCGGATTTTATCAACCCGCGTCCCCTTACGCCTGTTCCCCCTACACCGCCGCGACGGACGACCGGCGATGGACGGGCAGGCGACCGGCGGCCGTATGCATCGCTTTGGCATAGATCTCCTCATAAACCGCCGTGGTGATCTGCCAGCTATGATGCTTGACCACCCATTCGGGCGCCTGGGCGCGAATGTGCGCGCACAGCCCTTCATCGGCGAGCACTTCGCGCAGGGCCTGGGCCAGGGCCTCGGCGTTGCCGGCGGGAAAGAGCAGGCCGTTTTGCCCGTGGCGGATGAGTTCGCGATGGCCGCCGACA from Geoalkalibacter sp. includes these protein-coding regions:
- a CDS encoding HEPN domain-containing protein; the encoded protein is MNKPFSFCARHVKTKIFCWKSSLLLVSVTKFSVSIAQQAAEKLLKALLADFGVDFPRTHNLRLLMDLLTDAGFHLPESLADLDFLTPYGTLFRYEHLPSDSNLERRLFLRMVQALREMVDERLT
- a CDS encoding nucleotidyltransferase domain-containing protein, with translation MITAELIAKASELLVQAANPEKIILFGSHARCDARSDSDIDILVIERQVENRVAEMVRLNRELAPLRLPIDLLVVSRDTFDHWSDTPGNVYYRARKEGKVLYEAA